A stretch of Bacillus pseudomycoides DNA encodes these proteins:
- a CDS encoding DUF58 domain-containing protein, giving the protein MNEIIKRKHPLMEPLSIGGIGVICLILVVFTNQFFIVAIFLFYLLLVGFLYLYMKAVMKVKWDISQNQKRLFMNERGECAVQIINEARFPIFKAALQFRSNEQIEWETDQKMQRSHHSYQIPLQLEGRDMITITLGGNANERGRQGWQAAELMISDPFGLLTYYLPIEQKKLPEFHILPQMSKVTIPEMTTWKHGFRRAAVSPLYDETTIVGVKGYEGESFRSIHWGATAKTGVISAKKYEYTQGDRYALYVNLLGKTGYTLRTDMEYLIQVAAGVCRELISQDCSFELWINGVREQGVIHLKGGKHRKQLYKAMDLLSSLTEKDTPLNTHFFYQTGFRRQEAGCIPLIIGYPPEKQKGWVQIVK; this is encoded by the coding sequence ATGAATGAAATTATAAAAAGGAAACATCCGTTAATGGAACCTCTCTCTATAGGGGGAATCGGTGTTATTTGTCTTATACTCGTCGTATTTACCAATCAATTTTTCATTGTAGCTATCTTTTTATTTTACTTGCTGCTAGTTGGATTTTTGTATTTGTATATGAAGGCAGTCATGAAAGTGAAATGGGATATCTCCCAAAATCAAAAGAGACTATTTATGAACGAAAGAGGAGAGTGTGCGGTGCAAATTATAAATGAAGCACGTTTTCCCATTTTTAAAGCAGCTCTTCAGTTTCGTTCTAATGAACAAATAGAGTGGGAAACGGATCAGAAGATGCAGCGTTCGCATCACTCTTATCAAATTCCTCTCCAATTAGAAGGAAGAGATATGATAACAATTACGTTAGGGGGGAATGCAAATGAAAGAGGAAGACAAGGATGGCAAGCTGCGGAGCTGATGATATCAGATCCATTTGGCCTTTTAACGTATTACTTGCCTATTGAACAAAAGAAACTCCCTGAATTTCATATTCTTCCGCAAATGTCTAAAGTAACGATACCGGAAATGACAACATGGAAACACGGATTTCGAAGGGCGGCTGTTTCTCCATTATATGATGAAACGACAATAGTAGGTGTGAAAGGGTATGAGGGAGAATCATTTCGCTCGATTCATTGGGGAGCTACTGCGAAAACTGGGGTAATAAGTGCAAAAAAGTATGAATATACACAAGGCGATCGGTATGCGCTGTATGTAAATTTATTAGGTAAAACAGGATATACGCTTCGTACAGATATGGAATATTTAATTCAAGTAGCTGCTGGTGTATGCCGAGAGCTAATCTCACAAGATTGCTCTTTCGAACTATGGATAAATGGCGTACGGGAACAAGGTGTCATTCATCTAAAAGGAGGAAAGCACCGAAAACAACTATATAAAGCAATGGATTTGTTATCCTCGCTAACCGAAAAGGATACGCCGCTGAATACGCATTTCTTCTATCAAACAGGATTTCGCAGACAAGAAGCAGGATGTATTCCATTAATTATTGGATATCCACCTGAAAAACAAAAAGGATGGGTGCAGATTG
- a CDS encoding MoxR family ATPase: protein MTILEKIKENVSKVIIGKEEVIDLAMIALVANGHVLLEDVPGTGKTTLAKTLAKSIDGAFQRIQFTSDTLPGDVVGLEYFDMKESDFKTRKGPIFANLVLVDEINRAVPRTQSALLEVMEERTVTIAGVTHVLPKPFIVLATQNPLESAGTFALPDAQLDRFLLTIRQGYPDRTYEKEMLKRFKENNPFNDLQSVVTLSDILELQEQSKRIHIHDEVEEYLLDIVEATRNHDLVEIGVSPRGSLAFMRAAQARALLKGREYVTPDDLKVLAAPVCAHRLTLTIEGDMKTTKVDVLQGILEKLAVPVESV, encoded by the coding sequence ATGACTATACTAGAAAAAATTAAAGAGAATGTGTCAAAAGTAATTATAGGTAAGGAAGAAGTAATTGATTTAGCGATGATCGCACTAGTCGCAAACGGTCATGTTTTACTAGAAGATGTACCAGGAACGGGGAAAACAACATTAGCTAAAACACTTGCAAAAAGTATTGATGGAGCTTTTCAGCGTATTCAATTTACATCGGATACGTTGCCTGGTGATGTAGTAGGATTAGAATATTTTGATATGAAAGAGAGTGATTTTAAAACGAGAAAGGGACCTATTTTTGCAAATCTTGTTTTAGTAGATGAAATTAACAGGGCGGTTCCGCGGACGCAATCAGCACTGTTAGAGGTAATGGAAGAACGTACGGTAACGATTGCGGGCGTAACACATGTATTACCAAAACCATTTATTGTGTTAGCTACACAAAATCCGTTAGAGTCGGCAGGAACGTTTGCGCTCCCAGATGCACAGTTAGATCGATTTTTATTAACGATTCGGCAAGGTTATCCAGATCGTACATATGAAAAAGAAATGTTAAAACGATTTAAAGAAAACAATCCATTTAATGACTTACAAAGCGTTGTAACTCTCTCTGACATATTGGAGTTGCAAGAGCAATCTAAAAGAATCCATATACACGATGAGGTGGAAGAGTACTTGCTTGATATTGTAGAAGCAACGCGAAATCATGATTTAGTAGAAATTGGGGTTAGTCCGCGTGGATCATTAGCTTTTATGAGGGCGGCTCAAGCAAGGGCTTTATTAAAGGGGCGGGAATATGTAACTCCTGATGATTTGAAAGTTTTAGCAGCTCCGGTTTGTGCACATCGCTTAACGTTAACGATTGAGGGGGACATGAAAACAACAAAAGTAGATGTTCTGCAAGGAATTTTAGAAAAACTTGCAGTGCCAGTGGAAAGCGTATGA
- a CDS encoding PAS domain S-box protein, giving the protein MLFTGFFINLSIFAFLVSSAIFIQVFIRKMDSKSIQLFGGIYAGIIAAILMIFNFKHMGLFYDLRVVPLIIAFIYFGRTAGWITLMFILFMRIFYLDGDWGPALIAALGIATIYTIFKTYLKNIHPFKSVFLYLAVYIVIIHWVIGFFFPSIPLILLDIQGTLFMSSGLLIGVFLMESYQKLYCLTQKLAKANDTLLESKQELRDTVHELQGGIFKFKKVNGNFIHTLCDGQLFYQHGFHSEQVVGKSLPTIDSSIVPFHLIPRLLKYYQQAWDGEEVTFELPWPNDETIILFSLRPVKREGTVIEVVGSTVDITKRKNAENELKVTKERLESFINHNVDAITIFDLDGHMIQANKAYEKIFGWSEKEILGKKLPCVPDFLMNQTLECIKNIKNNNIKDPVITRLETVRQRKDKTLIDVSLTVSPILDLRGNVIALSGICRDISERKQAERELHRLHQQLRDSEMKYRALIEQATDAVYVVELNEDQVPTRFIEVNPVGCKRFGYSREELLSMPFPKTVPQDSPMLIRLLEKIREGHTSFTLQDEYVFPTGKTITTEFSVRVFNLNGKNVFLSMSRDITERLKTEELLRKSEKLAVVGQLATAIAHEINNPLTAMKGFMHLLKSSENKNNEHYIDIVLSEIEQIGSITNEFMALAKPQALEIKTNDLNVLMKQIVMILQPQAMMNNIQITTKFTSDTSFMLCEGNQLKQVFINILKNAIEATPMGGEILIEVEYVPDKNQINIRFTDYGCGIEKERIPYLGEPFYSIKENGIGLGLMICYKTIEKHQGKILIESEVGKGTTVNINLPISTCEN; this is encoded by the coding sequence ATGCTTTTCACAGGATTCTTCATTAATCTATCTATTTTTGCTTTCCTAGTTAGTTCAGCTATTTTTATCCAAGTATTTATAAGAAAAATGGATTCGAAATCAATCCAGTTATTTGGAGGCATATATGCAGGTATCATAGCTGCTATTTTGATGATTTTTAATTTTAAGCACATGGGATTGTTTTATGACCTTCGAGTGGTTCCTCTTATAATCGCGTTTATTTATTTTGGCCGTACAGCCGGCTGGATTACATTAATGTTTATTTTATTTATGCGCATTTTCTATCTTGATGGTGATTGGGGACCAGCTTTGATAGCTGCTTTAGGAATAGCCACTATATATACTATATTTAAAACATATCTCAAAAATATCCATCCTTTTAAAAGCGTCTTTCTTTATCTAGCTGTTTATATAGTTATAATCCATTGGGTAATAGGATTCTTTTTTCCTTCTATACCACTTATACTTCTTGACATTCAAGGTACATTATTTATGTCTTCTGGACTATTAATTGGTGTTTTTCTTATGGAGTCCTATCAAAAATTATATTGTTTAACACAAAAATTAGCTAAAGCGAATGATACATTACTAGAATCAAAACAAGAATTAAGGGATACCGTACATGAACTTCAAGGAGGTATTTTTAAATTTAAAAAAGTGAATGGGAATTTTATTCATACTTTGTGTGATGGACAATTATTTTATCAACATGGGTTTCACTCTGAACAAGTGGTAGGTAAAAGTTTACCTACTATAGATTCTTCCATTGTTCCATTCCATTTAATTCCTCGACTACTAAAATATTATCAACAGGCATGGGATGGCGAAGAAGTAACTTTCGAACTACCATGGCCAAATGATGAGACTATTATACTTTTCTCTCTTAGGCCAGTTAAAAGAGAGGGAACAGTGATTGAGGTGGTTGGTTCTACTGTTGATATAACGAAAAGAAAAAATGCAGAAAATGAACTAAAAGTAACTAAAGAACGGCTGGAATCATTTATTAATCATAACGTAGATGCTATCACTATATTTGATTTAGACGGACATATGATACAAGCCAATAAAGCTTATGAGAAAATATTTGGTTGGTCCGAAAAAGAAATCTTAGGAAAAAAATTACCTTGCGTACCTGATTTTTTAATGAATCAAACTTTAGAATGTATAAAAAATATTAAAAACAACAATATTAAAGACCCTGTTATTACTAGATTAGAGACAGTTAGACAACGAAAAGATAAAACTTTAATTGATGTAAGCTTGACGGTTTCACCCATTTTAGATTTAAGGGGCAATGTAATTGCTTTATCAGGAATTTGTAGAGACATTTCTGAAAGAAAACAAGCAGAAAGAGAACTGCATCGATTACATCAACAATTAAGAGACAGTGAAATGAAATACCGTGCACTAATCGAACAAGCAACTGACGCAGTATATGTAGTAGAGCTGAATGAAGATCAAGTTCCAACTCGATTTATTGAGGTAAATCCTGTTGGGTGTAAAAGATTTGGATACAGTAGAGAAGAGCTTCTCTCCATGCCATTTCCTAAGACTGTTCCACAGGATTCCCCAATGCTCATAAGGCTGTTAGAAAAAATTAGAGAAGGGCATACTTCTTTCACTTTGCAAGATGAGTATGTTTTTCCAACCGGAAAAACAATAACAACTGAGTTTAGTGTTCGTGTTTTTAATTTGAACGGCAAAAACGTTTTCTTGAGTATGTCTCGAGATATCACTGAACGGTTAAAAACAGAGGAATTATTACGAAAATCGGAGAAACTTGCTGTAGTAGGCCAATTAGCCACTGCAATTGCCCATGAAATTAACAATCCTTTAACAGCAATGAAAGGATTCATGCATTTACTAAAATCATCGGAAAATAAGAACAATGAGCATTATATAGATATCGTGCTATCAGAGATTGAACAAATAGGTAGTATTACTAATGAATTTATGGCGTTAGCAAAGCCACAAGCATTAGAAATTAAAACGAATGACCTGAATGTATTAATGAAGCAAATTGTAATGATACTTCAGCCACAAGCAATGATGAATAACATACAAATTACAACTAAGTTTACATCTGACACTTCATTCATGCTTTGTGAAGGAAATCAATTAAAGCAAGTTTTTATAAATATCTTAAAAAATGCGATTGAAGCGACGCCAATGGGAGGAGAAATCTTAATTGAAGTTGAATATGTACCTGATAAAAACCAGATAAACATTCGATTTACTGATTACGGATGTGGAATTGAAAAAGAACGTATCCCTTATCTAGGAGAGCCATTTTATAGTATCAAAGAAAATGGTATCGGTTTAGGATTAATGATCTGTTATAAAACTATTGAAAAGCACCAGGGAAAGATACTTATTGAAAGTGAAGTAGGTAAAGGAACGACAGTTAATATAAATCTTCCTATATCTACTTGCGAAAATTAA
- a CDS encoding VanW family protein: MARKLLTQRFPFLIPIRIRQRRLFKKISDRLKGYKFSKTFEQNLLPYRIYKHKSLLIRKLGDTDIQLQYNKITNLKLAICKINQVVIKPGETFSFWHLVGNSNEKAGYKEGIILMNGEAIKGIGGGLCQLGNLLYWMFLHSELETVERYRHSFDPFPDYGRVIPFGTGATLMNGIIDLKLRNNSNISYQVNLHLDEEYIYGEIRASQYPPYKYSIVEEDHCFVKKIDDQVYRQNKVYKKIVDRVTGNLVDKELVMENDCLVKYAVDDEKIVGSL, translated from the coding sequence ATGGCAAGAAAATTATTAACACAAAGATTTCCTTTTTTAATTCCTATTAGAATTAGACAACGTAGGCTGTTTAAAAAAATAAGTGACCGTCTTAAAGGTTATAAATTTTCAAAAACATTTGAGCAAAATCTATTACCTTACAGGATTTATAAACATAAATCTTTGCTTATTAGAAAGTTAGGTGATACGGATATACAGCTGCAATATAACAAAATTACCAATCTAAAGCTAGCCATCTGCAAAATAAACCAGGTTGTAATTAAACCGGGAGAAACATTTTCATTTTGGCATCTTGTTGGTAATTCCAATGAAAAGGCTGGATATAAAGAAGGAATTATTCTAATGAATGGCGAAGCGATAAAGGGAATAGGCGGTGGTCTCTGTCAGTTAGGGAATCTTCTCTACTGGATGTTTCTTCATTCAGAGTTGGAAACAGTGGAAAGATATCGTCATAGTTTCGATCCATTCCCTGACTATGGACGTGTAATTCCATTTGGAACAGGCGCCACTTTGATGAATGGTATTATTGATCTCAAATTGAGGAACAATTCAAATATTTCCTATCAAGTCAATCTACATCTTGACGAAGAATACATCTACGGAGAAATTAGAGCATCCCAGTATCCTCCATATAAGTATTCTATCGTTGAAGAAGATCATTGTTTTGTAAAAAAAATAGATGATCAAGTATACAGACAAAATAAAGTTTATAAAAAAATAGTTGATCGTGTCACAGGTAACTTAGTTGACAAAGAACTAGTCATGGAAAATGATTGCTTAGTAAAATATGCAGTAGATGATGAGAAAATTGTGGGTTCTTTATAG